The following coding sequences are from one Haploplasma axanthum window:
- a CDS encoding pseudouridine synthase, whose protein sequence is MRIDKYLSNLKYGSRTEIKKLIKDKKVIVNNEVIKNNDFKIDLKNDSVLIDGKVIPYFEELNLVLNKPSGYLSANKDNLHKTVIDLIDEPFNRYDLKISGRLDLDTEGLLVLTTSGEFAHEITSPNSNILKTYEVLLDKDCNDFTELEKGVIIKDGKGNEYLAKAIAISRLGFCKIKIVIDEGKFHQVKRMFEKIGYIVIGLKRVKIGNLELGDLKIGEYRIFKREELL, encoded by the coding sequence ATGCGAATAGATAAGTATTTAAGTAATTTAAAATATGGCTCACGAACTGAAATAAAAAAATTGATTAAAGATAAAAAAGTTATTGTTAATAATGAAGTTATTAAAAATAATGATTTTAAAATTGATTTAAAAAATGATTCTGTTTTAATTGACGGGAAAGTGATCCCTTATTTTGAAGAACTTAATTTAGTATTAAATAAACCAAGTGGGTACTTATCTGCTAATAAAGATAATTTACATAAAACAGTGATTGATTTAATAGACGAACCTTTTAACAGATATGATTTGAAGATTTCTGGAAGACTTGATTTAGATACTGAAGGTTTATTAGTTCTAACAACAAGTGGTGAATTTGCACATGAAATCACATCACCTAACTCTAACATCCTAAAGACATATGAAGTTCTTTTAGATAAAGATTGTAATGATTTTACAGAGTTAGAAAAAGGTGTTATAATTAAAGATGGAAAAGGAAATGAGTATCTAGCAAAAGCAATTGCAATTTCTAGATTAGGTTTCTGTAAAATAAAAATTGTTATTGATGAAGGAAAGTTTCATCAAGTTAAGCGTATGTTCGAAAAAATCGGATATATTGTTATTGGATTAAAAAGAGTTAAAATTGGTAATTTAGAATTAGGTGATTTAAAAATCGGTGAATATCGTATTTTTAAAAGAGAGGAATTACTATGA
- a CDS encoding YlbF family regulator, giving the protein MTDLLLLAYDYVDEFKNKDYYQEYISLSKMIDDKYYDDLIKVNKIKEEYDAVLEYGRYHPDFKDVTKKYSEAKKKLFEIDDIKRYFELDRIIEEEINEFLNKVTSSISENIPVFNKFGFITKKGGSSCSGNCR; this is encoded by the coding sequence ATGACAGATTTATTATTGTTAGCATATGATTATGTTGATGAATTTAAAAATAAAGACTATTATCAAGAATATATTTCATTAAGTAAAATGATTGATGATAAGTATTATGATGATCTAATTAAAGTAAATAAAATTAAAGAAGAATATGATGCTGTATTAGAATATGGAAGATATCATCCTGATTTTAAAGATGTCACTAAAAAGTATTCAGAAGCAAAGAAAAAATTGTTTGAAATTGATGATATAAAAAGATATTTTGAATTAGATCGAATAATTGAAGAAGAGATTAATGAGTTTTTAAATAAAGTTACATCAAGCATCAGTGAAAACATTCCGGTGTTTAATAAGTTTGGTTTCATAACTAAAAAAGGAGGAAGTTCTTGTAGTGGTAATTGTAGATAG